A stretch of Myxococcus hansupus DNA encodes these proteins:
- a CDS encoding helix-turn-helix transcriptional regulator, translating into MLLARPPELAPQAPWPDMPLVVWPTAIAMWGPGDATTRHAHHAMHLVLCRTGTLAIRAPGMKAAEQAAGVLVAPDAPHALDARGTDVLILFVEPESHDGERLMAALDGPMRLFDSARRDTLLAHLPASAPLGHEAVGQWMERTLESLSGTPETPRRIHPRVRKLLRHLRAEPAPEDTSLEALAQLVGLSPSRLMHVFSESLGVPLRPYLLWLRLQRASGAIAAGRTLGEAAHAAGFSDAAHLTRTFRRMFGTTPSSLQRRGPDMQAQARSRATR; encoded by the coding sequence ATGCTCCTCGCGCGTCCGCCAGAACTCGCGCCTCAGGCACCGTGGCCCGACATGCCGTTGGTGGTGTGGCCCACGGCGATCGCGATGTGGGGCCCCGGTGACGCGACCACCCGGCATGCCCACCACGCCATGCACCTGGTGCTCTGCCGAACAGGCACGCTCGCTATCCGCGCACCCGGCATGAAGGCCGCCGAGCAGGCAGCCGGAGTGCTCGTGGCCCCCGATGCGCCCCATGCACTCGACGCGCGAGGCACCGACGTCCTCATCCTCTTCGTCGAGCCCGAAAGCCACGACGGTGAGCGGCTGATGGCCGCGCTCGACGGACCGATGCGCCTGTTCGACAGCGCGCGGCGCGACACACTCCTCGCCCACCTTCCCGCGTCCGCGCCCCTGGGACACGAGGCCGTCGGACAGTGGATGGAGCGCACACTCGAATCCCTCTCCGGCACGCCTGAGACGCCCCGCCGCATCCACCCCCGCGTGCGCAAACTCCTGCGCCACTTGCGCGCCGAGCCCGCGCCGGAGGACACCTCACTGGAGGCGCTCGCCCAGCTCGTGGGCCTGTCACCGAGCAGGCTGATGCACGTGTTCAGTGAATCGCTCGGCGTTCCCTTGCGCCCCTATCTCCTCTGGCTCCGGCTCCAGCGCGCATCGGGTGCCATCGCGGCGGGCCGCACGTTGGGGGAAGCAGCCCACGCGGCGGGGTTCTCGGACGCGGCCCACCTGACGCGCACCTTCCGGCGGATGTTCGGCACGACGCCTTCGTCACTTCAGCGGCGAGGCCCCGACATGCAAGCCCAGGCGCGAAGCCGCGCCACACGCTGA